The Papaver somniferum cultivar HN1 unplaced genomic scaffold, ASM357369v1 unplaced-scaffold_107, whole genome shotgun sequence genome includes a region encoding these proteins:
- the LOC113328022 gene encoding uncharacterized protein LOC113328022, whose product MWIYRDNNGGVTGAIWTKETIQIPYHWDKIGYLTLKAIAGTDLIVIKCLLWPQGLEYEVHHLGECLHYYNRKEKKYYRNKFEIVLKHGACNYVAHQISTFIETLLPVQTLQYSKENVKETDKINWLSRGEVYKSHLKAVFKLFIIIFFIIITALTFSFVKLAGDNHNQSVQLRSSETRGYNANNYGTNTNTNTLLIYPIWPPTSYLKIQRVLFSKDDLSFDDSQGGSSETTVIPSLSCPYFRNDISVSLGIGTQMMKPVYGLVCFVCLDGVSEGRHSVLIYNPSTREKTSWIKTRSKRDAFESVFHELETSKQNYHRAIKFTTQRLINCMFAFGMDPSTKQHKVLFIYTLLYRLTSSSSPVSDHVKVICDVMTVGENIWRKVDHNHTQLDISNGAHPAHVNGSIYWIMSPGKDKDKVVMVFEVASETFRVILIPNFILDRLLYLDGVTPLVNILVEVDGHLTILVTEGENLLNLWIYSDNDWVTGANWTKETIQMPRHWDEIHYLVFKSITGTDLIIIKFLPGPGCLKYERHQLRECLYYYNRKEKKYYRNQFEIVLDDGGYNGAHHITTFFETLLPVHTIQQNEEIVT is encoded by the exons ATGTGGATTTATAGAGATAATAATGGTGGGGTTACTGGTGCTATTTGGACTAAAGAAACAATCCAAATTCCTTATCATTGGGATAAAATAGGCTATTTAACTTTGAAAGCCATTGCCGGCACAGATTTGATAGTCATAAAATGCTTGTTGTGGCCGCAAGGCTTAGAGTACGAGGTGCATCATTTGGGCGAATGTCTCCATTATTACAATCGGAAAGAGAAGAAATACTACAGAAATAAGTTTgagattgtactcaaacacggtGCCTGTAATTATGTTGCTCATCAGATTTCAACTTTCATTGAGACTCTATTGCCTGTTCAGACCCTCCAATACAGTAAAGAAAATGTTAAGGAAACGGACAAGATCAACTG GCTTTCAAGAGGAGAGGTTTACAAGTCTCATCTAAAAGCTGTTTTCAAacttttcatcatcatcttcttcattatcATTACTGCTTTGACCTTCTCATTTGTGAAGCTTGCTGGGGACAATCATAATCAGAGTGTTCAG CTTAGATCATCCGAAACACGTGGATATAATGCGAATAACTACggcaccaacaccaacaccaacaccCTATTAATCTATCCAATTTGGCCTCCAACTTCTTACCTAAAAATCCAGAGGGTTTTGTTCTCCAAAGATGACTTATCTTTTGATGATTCTCAAGGTGGATCATCAGAAACCACTGTCATTCCTTCATTATCATGTCcttatttcagaaatgatatatctGTATCTCTTGGTATTGGAACACAAATGATGAAACCCGTATACGGGTTGGTCTGTTTTGTCTGTCTGGATGGTGTCAGCGAAGGTCGTCATTCTGTTCTCATCTACAATCCCAGCACCCGTGAAAAGACATCGTGGATCAAAACAAGAAGTAAAAGAGACGCATTCGAAAGTGTCTTTCATGAGCTAGAAACAAGTAAACAAAATTATCACAGGGCAATAAAATTTACTACCCAACGCCTCATCAACTGTATGTTTGCATTTGGAATGGACCCAAGTACTAAGCAACACAAAGTGCTATTCATTTATACTTTACTTTACAGACTAACATCTTCCAGTTCCCCTGTCTCTGATCATGTTAAAGTTATTTGCGACGTCATGACTGTAGGCGAGAATATTTGGAGAAAGGTTGATCATAACCACACCCAGCTCGATATTTCTAATGGTGCACACCCCGCTCATGTGAATGGATCTATATATTGGATAATGTCCCCTGGTAAGGATAAGGATAAAGTCGTGATGGTATTTGAGGTTGCAAGCGAAACGTTTAGGGTGATTCTAATCCCTAATTTCATCCTTGATCGTCTCTTGTATTTGGATGGAGTCACACCACTGGTGAATATATTAGTAGAAGTTGATGGACATTTAACTATACTTGTCACAGAAGGGGAAAACTTGCTCAACTTGTGGATTTACAGTGATAATGATTGGGTTACAGGTGCTAATTGGACTAAAGAAACAATCCAAATGCCTCGTCATTGGGATGAAATACACTACTTAGTTTTCAAATCCATTACTGGCACAGACTTGATAATCATAAAATTCTTACCAGGGCCGGGATGCTTAAAGTACGAGAGGCATCAATTGCGCGAATGTCTCTATTATTACAATCGAAAAGAGAAGAAATATTACAGAAATCAGTTTGAGATTGTATTAGATGATGGTGGATATAATGGTGCGCATCATATTACAACTTTCTTTGAGACTCTATTGCCTGTTCACACCATCCAACAGAATGAAGAAATTGTTACCTAA
- the LOC113328021 gene encoding E3 ubiquitin-protein ligase WAV3-like has translation MNTTISSFTKMENEIHNDDEQILMMNSEEKYEDADVRLKGKRVVANITNKTEAPLEKCQFNVLVELKGIGAEEGRLGVDLVTVLDISGSMDKEDRFADKLCPLRRITETSQTEITDLMNKLESKSTTNTEAGLRLALKILNDRTFTENRSVAIMLMSDGIEDEGISNATSVPVLSEIAKNRKGGTFTYVPELNDLSAAFSTSLAGLLSVAIEDLTLTAMPMNGTQLNKMNAGIYSQVATQMEPVSFTVKFSSLFNRETRKVLAELTLPEVGERVGVNVLRVELNMRVNGKEVFASNPRDLNVSRKQTEKSEEKPEVR, from the exons ATGAACACAACTATCAGCTCATTCACAAAAATGGAAAACGAGATCCACAACGATGATGAgcaaattctgatgatgaattcCGAAGAAAAAT ATGAGGATGCAGATGTTCGACTTAAGGGTAAAAGAGTGGTGGCAAATATTACTAACAAGACGGAGGCTCCATTGGAGAAGTGCCAATTCAATGTATTGGTGGAGCTCAAGGGTATTGGAGCCGAAGAAGGAAGATTAGGCGTTGACCTTGTGACCGTCTTAGATATCAGTGGTAGCATGGATAAGGAAGACAG ATTTGCTGACAAGTTATGCCCACTGCGCCGGATAACTGAAACTTCTCAAACGGAAATTACAGATCTGATGAATAAATTAGAAAGCAAATCCACCACAAACACCGAAGCTGGTCTTAGATTGGCCTTAAAAATACTGAATGACCGTACTTTCACCGAAAACCGTAGTGTGGCTATCATGCTTATGTCCGATGGGATAGAAGATGAAGGTATAAGTAATGCTACCAGTGTTCCG GTGCTTAGTGAAATTGCAAAGAACAGGAAAGGAGGGACGTTCACATATGTTCCAGAATTGAATGATTTGAGTGCTGCTTTCTCTACCTCTTTGGCTGGGCTTCTTAGCGTTGCTATTGAGGACCTCACTCTGACCGCCATGCCAATGAATGGAACCCAACTCAATAAGATGAATGCTGGAATCTACTCACAGGTTGCCACACAAATGGAGCCTGTATCGTTTACCGTTAAATTCAGTTCACTGTTCAACAGAGAGACCCGTAAGGTCCTTGCGGAACTAACTCTCCCAGAGGTTGGTGAAAGAGTTGGCGTGAACGTCCTCAGAGTGGAGTTGAATATGAG GGTTAACGGGAAGGAGGTATTTGCTTCTAATCCAAGAGACTTGAACGTGAGCCGCAAACAAACAGAAAAATCAGAGGAGAAGCCGGAGGTTCGATAA